The proteins below are encoded in one region of Listeria swaminathanii:
- a CDS encoding glycoside hydrolase family 31 protein, whose translation MDASTSFAILPSNVKQKTAFPRKINQVKTASWANNCLTGTLDIGQFSCYFVNEKIARVTVNPFGDVDLTPSIAAIHDTEKQAAKFTETNDHYELHFADKEIIVCKNPFQIIMKQAGKIIFQTEGLAINRYKEHQISIQNDPGTAIFGLGEKTGALNKAGSIISMWNTDVYSPHNKDTVELYQSIPFMIADAAETTYGLFYDNSHRTEFDFQSFEEMYTVLAEGGQANLYVIFGEDVKEVVANYTDLTGKTPLPPKWSLGYHQSRYSYTSEEEVERIANTFKEKQIPLDCVFMDIHYMDDFRVFTFNPDTFPNGPELIARLREQNIDVVPIVDPGIKKDVDYSVYQEGIKHNYFCSKLEGEIYYGDVWPGVSAFPDFLSTTVQRWWGDLHKFYTDLGIRGIWNDMNEPSVFNESKTMDLDVVHNLDGKNVTHKEAHNLYGLYMSKATFEGLKRLVPNERPFSLTRAGYAGVQRYSAVWTGDNRSHWEHLEMSLPMIMNLGLSGVAFTGADVGGFSSDCTKEMLIRWTQAGAFLPYFRNHCVQDSIYQEPWAFGADAEKIVKQYIELRYAFLPYIYTEFQKTAESGLPLVRPLYMEFKDERDLIQVNDQFMLGENILVAPIVREGQVKRLVRLPKGIWFNYWTKEQLVGGDYIIADAPIDTLPIYIKAGTILPVGSSVQNTKEIQDLALEVYLDGGAATGYVYNDDGKSYQYENGAVSKTTLTATFENGEAHVKASHQGEENLQLKVTTIQVFGEKIDKITRAGI comes from the coding sequence ATGGATGCTTCCACAAGTTTTGCGATTTTACCATCCAATGTAAAACAAAAAACAGCTTTTCCAAGAAAAATAAATCAAGTGAAAACAGCTAGTTGGGCGAATAACTGCCTGACTGGCACACTTGATATCGGTCAGTTCAGTTGTTATTTTGTTAATGAAAAAATTGCCCGCGTGACGGTGAACCCATTTGGAGATGTGGATTTAACGCCTTCGATTGCGGCGATTCATGATACTGAAAAACAAGCTGCCAAATTTACGGAAACAAATGACCACTACGAGCTTCATTTTGCGGATAAAGAGATTATCGTTTGTAAAAATCCTTTCCAAATTATTATGAAGCAAGCAGGGAAAATCATTTTCCAAACAGAGGGATTAGCAATTAATCGCTATAAAGAACACCAAATTTCGATTCAAAATGATCCGGGAACGGCGATTTTTGGCTTAGGTGAAAAAACCGGAGCCTTGAACAAAGCTGGCTCGATTATTAGCATGTGGAACACGGATGTATACAGCCCGCATAATAAAGATACAGTGGAATTATATCAGTCGATTCCTTTTATGATTGCAGATGCTGCGGAAACTACATACGGCTTGTTTTATGATAATTCGCACCGTACCGAATTCGATTTCCAAAGTTTTGAAGAAATGTATACCGTTTTAGCAGAAGGCGGGCAAGCGAATCTTTATGTCATTTTTGGTGAAGATGTAAAAGAAGTTGTCGCGAATTATACCGATTTAACCGGAAAAACCCCACTTCCGCCAAAATGGTCGCTGGGTTACCATCAGTCGCGCTATAGCTATACCTCGGAAGAAGAAGTGGAACGGATTGCGAATACCTTTAAAGAAAAGCAAATTCCGCTCGACTGCGTATTCATGGACATACATTATATGGATGATTTCCGCGTGTTCACTTTTAACCCGGATACTTTTCCAAATGGTCCAGAGCTGATTGCGCGTCTTCGCGAACAAAATATTGATGTTGTACCAATTGTTGACCCGGGAATTAAAAAAGATGTCGATTATTCTGTTTACCAGGAAGGAATTAAGCACAATTATTTCTGCTCTAAACTGGAAGGCGAGATTTATTACGGGGATGTTTGGCCGGGCGTAAGTGCTTTTCCAGATTTCCTAAGTACGACCGTTCAGCGTTGGTGGGGCGATTTGCATAAGTTTTACACGGATTTAGGTATTCGCGGGATTTGGAATGATATGAATGAGCCGTCTGTATTTAATGAAAGTAAAACGATGGATCTGGATGTTGTGCATAACCTGGACGGGAAAAACGTGACCCATAAAGAAGCGCATAATTTATATGGATTATATATGAGTAAAGCAACTTTTGAAGGATTAAAACGACTTGTGCCAAATGAGCGCCCGTTTTCGCTGACTCGTGCTGGTTATGCTGGTGTTCAGCGCTATTCGGCAGTTTGGACAGGAGATAATCGCAGTCATTGGGAGCATTTGGAAATGTCGCTACCGATGATTATGAATTTAGGCTTATCAGGCGTTGCGTTTACTGGTGCCGATGTGGGCGGATTTTCTTCAGATTGTACGAAAGAAATGCTGATACGCTGGACGCAAGCAGGAGCATTTTTGCCGTATTTTAGAAATCATTGTGTGCAAGATAGCATTTATCAAGAACCGTGGGCTTTTGGCGCGGATGCAGAGAAGATTGTGAAGCAGTATATTGAATTACGTTATGCCTTTTTACCGTATATTTATACAGAATTCCAAAAAACGGCAGAAAGTGGTTTGCCGCTCGTTCGCCCGCTTTACATGGAGTTTAAAGACGAACGTGATTTAATTCAAGTAAACGATCAATTTATGCTTGGTGAAAATATCCTCGTTGCGCCAATCGTGCGCGAAGGCCAAGTGAAACGTTTAGTTCGTTTGCCAAAAGGGATTTGGTTTAATTATTGGACGAAAGAGCAGTTAGTGGGTGGCGACTATATTATCGCAGACGCGCCGATTGATACCTTGCCAATTTACATTAAAGCAGGAACGATTCTGCCAGTCGGTAGTAGCGTTCAAAACACGAAAGAAATACAAGATTTGGCGTTAGAAGTATACTTAGACGGCGGCGCAGCAACTGGTTATGTGTATAATGATGATGGAAAAAGCTACCAATACGAAAACGGCGCAGTGTCCAAAACGACACTCACAGCTACTTTCGAAAATGGCGAAGCGCACGTAAAAGCAAGCCATCAAGGTGAAGAAAACTTACAACTTAAGGTAACGACTATACAAGTTTTTGGCGAAAAAATAGACAAAATTACAAGGGCGGGAATTTAA
- a CDS encoding glycoside hydrolase family 31 protein, protein MSKFTKLMQGYLHLIEGKNEKIKPILTETKPDFASDSVLETASWLWLSSKINHYDRAEVEPVIAFLVENWNRPEKSVWGSGENDIYLATISSVYSALLDVKNTFPKPELQQTITIIRDYCFDNLLKGDSVLTGFNTRKVSTDQLLSVLPFGLFSPEDLVMVAAVGKMEQQLVQDDGVLPYSGAPKVSSFATALLALYFLEKSDHDKALHYLNMAIKMEDNDELGAIFIAINQAFRAMESEVAAHILHDPFGHENRYEQQLTERTPHYPETEMHFSAACEVISDIEAIQVELVLKEKDWTILCEKKEKNDVQIWEALVPPLEEVGEYSYYFRATLKDQTTLTSEDYIVEPIWKHWSEAAEVCETEQGLMVLFKENPASVIPVEFTVKADELVVGLKPSFNASGVKTKSSGQWKKGDLEIAISNNPVRIEIHFKNKLILESHKIYPALQWYTDKTGTINKVKLHLDAPKEEEYYGFGERYNALGQRGNVLDCFVYNQYRDQGTRTYIPMPFYHTNRDYSVFVDTARYTSFDLGSQLADKHTITVEINGCDTDICLLMGDIRSAVASYMKKTGKPAMVPVWALGPWMSSNNWDRESVVRTEVETTQELQIPSTVVVLEQWSDEATYYMFNDAEYDEKAPSEAYSYDEIRFPSWGRWPDPKGMVDYIHDNKMKLILWQIPIQKYLNRQQHPLKDREEAYMIEKGYVVKNPDGSPYRIPENWFTESLIMDFSNEEGKKWWFDKRQYLIDIGVDGFKTDGGEFVFGENLQFADGRRGDEMRNLYPNDYVEAYYQFAQQNDGMTFSRAGYTGAQNFPAHWAGDERSTFDAFRRSLIAGLSAGFSGIPFWSFDFAGFNGDIPTAELFIRSAEMATFCPIMQYHAESKAEFNQDRTPWNIASRTGDDSVIPIYRHFANVRMNILPYIYNESLKSVETGLPMMRALLLDYKEDPRVSDMYDQYLFGEAMLIAPVIEDGVRSREVYLPEGTWYDFWNGTKVSGPTLRKCKADKEEIPVFIRGGKAVLCNVDATLKLGSWVGNTVEEYDTPLLKVYLDGDFTEEITDHLSGKWLVKVTENADEVVVSVQTNTPAYEVEVIGTTKKVQIKKGR, encoded by the coding sequence ATGTCTAAATTCACAAAATTAATGCAGGGTTATTTGCATTTAATAGAAGGAAAAAACGAAAAAATCAAACCGATTTTGACGGAAACAAAGCCCGATTTTGCAAGTGATTCGGTCCTTGAAACAGCATCATGGCTATGGCTAAGCAGTAAAATCAACCATTACGATAGAGCGGAAGTAGAGCCGGTTATTGCTTTCTTAGTTGAAAATTGGAATCGTCCGGAAAAATCTGTTTGGGGTTCCGGTGAAAATGATATTTATTTAGCGACAATTTCGAGTGTGTATTCGGCTTTGTTAGATGTGAAAAACACTTTCCCTAAACCAGAATTACAACAAACAATTACAATCATTCGCGACTATTGTTTTGACAATTTGCTCAAAGGAGATAGCGTCCTTACTGGCTTTAACACACGAAAAGTATCCACAGATCAACTGCTTTCTGTACTTCCATTCGGCCTTTTTTCGCCGGAAGATCTTGTTATGGTTGCAGCTGTTGGCAAAATGGAACAACAATTAGTGCAAGATGACGGCGTTTTACCATATTCTGGCGCGCCGAAAGTTAGCTCATTTGCGACGGCGCTACTGGCACTTTACTTCTTAGAAAAAAGTGATCACGATAAAGCATTGCATTATTTGAATATGGCGATAAAAATGGAAGATAACGACGAACTTGGCGCGATTTTCATTGCGATTAACCAAGCTTTCCGCGCGATGGAAAGTGAAGTAGCCGCGCATATTTTACATGACCCATTTGGACATGAAAACCGTTATGAGCAGCAACTAACCGAGCGTACGCCGCATTATCCGGAAACGGAAATGCATTTTTCGGCTGCCTGCGAAGTTATTTCCGACATCGAAGCAATCCAAGTGGAACTAGTTTTAAAAGAGAAAGACTGGACCATTTTATGTGAGAAAAAGGAAAAAAATGATGTGCAAATTTGGGAAGCGCTTGTGCCGCCGCTAGAAGAAGTTGGCGAGTATTCGTACTATTTCCGAGCAACATTGAAAGACCAAACGACTTTGACATCAGAGGATTATATTGTCGAACCAATCTGGAAACACTGGTCAGAAGCGGCGGAAGTGTGTGAAACAGAGCAAGGTTTGATGGTGCTATTCAAAGAAAATCCAGCAAGTGTCATTCCGGTTGAATTTACTGTGAAAGCAGATGAACTGGTAGTCGGGCTGAAACCGTCATTTAATGCGAGTGGTGTCAAAACAAAATCATCCGGTCAATGGAAAAAAGGCGACTTAGAAATTGCTATTTCCAACAACCCAGTACGCATTGAAATTCACTTTAAAAACAAATTAATTTTAGAATCCCATAAAATTTACCCGGCGCTACAATGGTATACCGATAAAACGGGCACGATTAATAAAGTGAAATTACACTTGGATGCGCCGAAAGAAGAAGAGTATTATGGTTTCGGCGAACGATACAATGCGTTAGGTCAGCGCGGGAATGTACTCGATTGCTTTGTCTATAATCAATACCGTGACCAAGGAACGAGAACGTATATCCCGATGCCGTTTTACCATACGAACCGTGATTATAGTGTGTTTGTTGATACTGCTCGTTACACAAGCTTTGATTTGGGCAGCCAATTAGCCGATAAGCATACAATTACCGTTGAGATAAACGGCTGTGATACAGATATTTGCCTATTGATGGGTGATATTCGCAGTGCGGTTGCTAGTTATATGAAAAAAACTGGGAAACCGGCGATGGTTCCGGTTTGGGCGCTTGGACCGTGGATGTCTAGTAACAACTGGGACCGCGAATCTGTCGTTCGAACAGAAGTGGAAACAACGCAAGAATTGCAAATCCCGTCAACGGTTGTCGTGCTCGAACAATGGAGCGATGAAGCGACCTATTACATGTTCAATGACGCCGAATATGACGAAAAAGCACCATCCGAAGCATATTCCTACGATGAAATTAGATTCCCTTCATGGGGCAGATGGCCAGATCCAAAAGGAATGGTTGACTACATCCATGACAATAAAATGAAATTAATTCTTTGGCAAATCCCAATTCAAAAATACTTAAATCGCCAACAACATCCATTAAAAGACCGCGAAGAAGCCTACATGATTGAAAAAGGATATGTAGTGAAAAATCCAGATGGCTCACCGTACCGTATTCCAGAAAACTGGTTCACAGAAAGCTTGATTATGGATTTCTCCAACGAAGAAGGCAAAAAATGGTGGTTTGATAAACGACAATACTTAATTGATATTGGTGTCGATGGCTTTAAAACAGATGGCGGCGAATTCGTCTTTGGTGAAAATCTACAATTTGCTGATGGCAGACGCGGCGATGAAATGCGCAATCTTTATCCAAATGATTACGTGGAAGCTTACTACCAATTCGCGCAACAAAACGATGGTATGACATTTAGTCGTGCTGGTTATACTGGCGCGCAAAACTTCCCGGCACACTGGGCTGGTGACGAACGTTCCACTTTTGATGCGTTTAGAAGATCACTTATTGCTGGACTTTCAGCTGGCTTTTCCGGAATTCCGTTTTGGAGCTTTGATTTTGCGGGCTTTAATGGTGATATTCCGACTGCCGAGCTATTTATTCGTTCTGCTGAAATGGCTACTTTCTGCCCAATTATGCAGTATCATGCCGAAAGTAAGGCCGAATTCAACCAAGACCGGACGCCGTGGAACATTGCTTCTCGGACTGGTGACGACTCGGTTATCCCGATTTACCGCCATTTCGCGAATGTAAGAATGAACATTTTACCTTATATCTATAATGAATCGTTAAAATCTGTTGAAACTGGCTTGCCGATGATGCGTGCGCTTCTGCTTGATTATAAAGAAGATCCGCGTGTTTCTGATATGTATGATCAATACTTATTCGGGGAAGCAATGCTAATCGCGCCAGTAATTGAAGACGGCGTGCGTTCCAGAGAAGTATATTTGCCAGAAGGAACTTGGTATGATTTCTGGAATGGAACAAAAGTGAGCGGACCGACTTTGCGCAAATGTAAAGCTGATAAAGAAGAAATCCCAGTTTTCATTCGTGGCGGAAAAGCAGTGCTATGTAATGTAGACGCTACGTTGAAACTTGGCTCATGGGTTGGAAATACAGTCGAAGAATACGACACCCCGTTACTAAAAGTCTATTTAGACGGAGACTTCACGGAAGAAATTACCGACCACTTGTCCGGAAAATGGCTCGTAAAAGTAACAGAAAATGCGGACGAAGTAGTTGTTTCTGTTCAAACAAACACGCCGGCATATGAAGTTGAAGTAATCGGCACAACCAAAAAAGTACAAATAAAGAAAGGAAGATAA
- a CDS encoding ABC transporter substrate-binding protein — MKKGLLLLMVVVLSVFGLSACGGGSSSGDKTEITYYQFSAPADGKALDKMVKEFEKQNPDIKVNVQTIAFNDYFTKLQTQIAGGDAPDAFELNYETFMQYAEKGVLADLTSYIEKDKDFDPSTLNKQAYDAFKYDGKQYGMVESFSNVVTIYNKDLFDKAGVDYPTADWTWKDEEAAAKKLTDAKNKVWGTSQPVTMNEFYKVAAQNGGSIFNEDLTKTTINSPENVAALTHLTGEVTDSKVAPSPADLSGQLPEDLFMNGQIAMLHTGIWMFDMFQDAPFKWDVQVEAGNTQKATHFFANGIGVSKDSDKKEAAFKFASFMSANEEAAKIRIDNNWELPATENKEILQPYLDATPPDNREAVFESLQYMVLPPVVKDWNKISDYTNSEFEKVLNGESTPEKALKNSEDNINKTMGFK, encoded by the coding sequence ATGAAAAAAGGTTTATTATTGTTAATGGTAGTTGTACTGTCTGTATTTGGTCTTTCGGCTTGCGGCGGTGGTAGTAGCAGCGGCGATAAAACGGAAATAACGTATTATCAATTCTCTGCACCTGCTGACGGAAAAGCACTTGATAAAATGGTAAAAGAATTTGAAAAGCAAAATCCTGATATTAAAGTAAACGTTCAAACAATCGCGTTTAATGATTACTTCACAAAATTACAAACGCAAATTGCGGGTGGAGATGCTCCGGATGCTTTCGAGCTTAACTACGAAACTTTCATGCAATATGCTGAAAAAGGTGTACTAGCAGATTTAACAAGTTATATCGAAAAAGACAAAGATTTTGACCCATCAACACTTAATAAACAAGCGTATGATGCGTTCAAATATGACGGCAAACAATACGGAATGGTAGAAAGTTTCTCCAACGTAGTAACAATTTACAATAAAGATCTTTTTGATAAAGCAGGAGTTGACTATCCTACAGCTGACTGGACTTGGAAAGATGAAGAGGCCGCAGCGAAAAAATTAACAGACGCTAAAAATAAAGTGTGGGGAACTTCCCAACCGGTAACAATGAACGAATTCTACAAAGTAGCAGCGCAAAATGGTGGTTCGATTTTCAATGAAGATTTAACGAAAACAACGATTAATAGCCCTGAAAATGTAGCGGCACTAACTCACTTAACAGGTGAAGTAACTGATTCAAAAGTTGCGCCTTCACCGGCTGACCTATCTGGCCAATTGCCAGAAGATCTATTCATGAATGGCCAAATCGCAATGCTTCATACAGGTATTTGGATGTTCGATATGTTCCAAGATGCTCCATTTAAATGGGACGTACAAGTAGAAGCAGGCAATACGCAAAAAGCAACTCACTTCTTTGCAAACGGAATTGGCGTTTCGAAAGACTCTGATAAAAAAGAAGCGGCATTCAAATTTGCTTCCTTCATGAGTGCGAACGAAGAAGCAGCGAAAATCAGAATTGATAACAACTGGGAACTTCCAGCAACTGAAAATAAAGAAATTCTACAACCATATTTAGATGCAACTCCTCCAGATAACAGAGAAGCAGTATTCGAATCCTTACAATATATGGTGTTACCTCCAGTTGTGAAAGATTGGAACAAAATCAGTGATTATACAAACTCTGAATTCGAAAAAGTCTTAAACGGTGAATCAACACCAGAAAAAGCATTGAAAAACAGCGAAGACAACATTAACAAAACAATGGGATTTAAATAA
- a CDS encoding carbohydrate ABC transporter permease, translating to MKTEKSGSPKWQLIKNILTYTIICLGGIIMLMPFVWMISTAFKTGAANMVLPPQFIPKEPTTANFTQVFEMFPMFRFLINSVVVAVVTTLGQMLFCSMAAYAFARIPFWGRDKLFLLYLATMMVPAQVTMIPQFILMKQFGWLDSYAGLIVPALFSVFGTFLLRQAFMGIPKELEEAAFMDGANHFTIFRKVILPLAKPTFATLGILTFMQSWNSYLWPLIVTSSQEMATLPLGLSLLQGRYGTNYGLMMAGVLISVIPILAVYLFAQKYFIQGMAMSGMKE from the coding sequence ATGAAAACAGAAAAAAGTGGTTCACCAAAATGGCAATTAATTAAAAACATTCTTACCTATACGATTATCTGTCTAGGTGGAATAATCATGCTTATGCCGTTTGTTTGGATGATTTCAACCGCATTCAAAACAGGGGCAGCAAATATGGTTTTACCACCACAGTTTATTCCAAAAGAACCAACAACGGCGAACTTCACGCAAGTATTTGAAATGTTCCCAATGTTCCGGTTTCTAATTAACTCAGTCGTTGTTGCAGTTGTAACAACACTCGGTCAAATGCTGTTTTGTTCCATGGCAGCATATGCATTTGCAAGAATCCCTTTCTGGGGTCGCGATAAATTATTTTTACTTTACTTGGCAACTATGATGGTGCCAGCTCAAGTTACGATGATTCCGCAATTTATCCTAATGAAACAATTTGGATGGTTAGACTCTTATGCAGGCTTGATTGTACCAGCGCTATTCAGCGTTTTCGGCACATTCTTATTACGCCAAGCATTTATGGGAATTCCGAAAGAACTAGAAGAAGCTGCGTTTATGGACGGAGCAAACCATTTTACTATTTTCCGAAAAGTTATTTTACCACTAGCGAAACCTACTTTTGCAACACTAGGGATTTTAACTTTTATGCAATCTTGGAACAGTTATTTATGGCCATTAATCGTGACAAGTTCACAAGAAATGGCAACTTTACCTTTAGGATTATCACTTTTACAAGGTAGATATGGAACAAATTACGGTTTGATGATGGCGGGAGTACTTATCAGTGTTATCCCGATTTTAGCAGTTTACCTTTTTGCTCAAAAATATTTCATCCAAGGAATGGCAATGAGCGGAATGAAAGAATAA
- a CDS encoding carbohydrate ABC transporter permease: MVGMTRKKTLFWLCIFLLPNLLGFLIFIAIPILGSLGISFTDWDLVSTIHFTGFENYKRLFSDPEFWKSFRNTITFIIGYLPSVMILGLACALMLNQKIKLRPFFRAVYFLPVITSWVAVSLVWKWLFNPSYGLINYFLSLIGIAGPNWLTDPQTAMIAVIITSAWKDIGFVMVLFLGGLQNISPSYYEAANMDGASKLRQLFSITIPLLTPTTFFVTIISLINSFQVFDQVMIMTEGGPSGATMTLVQNIYNHAFRYFEMGYASAMSWILFIVIFIITIIQNKLQKRWSNY, encoded by the coding sequence ATGGTTGGTATGACTAGAAAGAAAACACTATTTTGGCTATGCATCTTTTTGCTTCCCAATTTACTAGGTTTTCTCATTTTTATTGCAATTCCAATCCTCGGCTCACTCGGCATCAGTTTTACCGATTGGGACTTAGTGAGTACAATTCACTTTACTGGATTTGAAAATTACAAAAGGCTATTTAGTGACCCAGAATTCTGGAAGTCATTTAGAAATACAATCACGTTTATCATCGGTTACTTGCCAAGTGTAATGATTCTTGGTCTTGCCTGTGCCTTGATGTTGAACCAAAAAATTAAACTAAGACCATTTTTCCGAGCAGTATACTTCTTACCCGTGATCACTTCATGGGTAGCAGTTTCCCTCGTTTGGAAATGGCTTTTCAACCCTTCATACGGTCTAATCAATTACTTCTTATCTTTAATTGGAATTGCTGGACCGAACTGGTTAACAGATCCACAAACAGCGATGATTGCAGTTATTATTACTAGTGCGTGGAAAGATATTGGTTTCGTTATGGTACTTTTCCTTGGTGGATTGCAAAATATTTCACCATCCTATTACGAAGCTGCGAATATGGACGGAGCGTCGAAGCTTCGACAGTTATTCTCCATCACCATCCCTTTGCTTACTCCGACTACATTCTTTGTGACGATAATCTCGCTTATCAACTCATTCCAGGTGTTTGACCAAGTGATGATTATGACAGAAGGAGGGCCTAGTGGAGCGACGATGACCCTAGTCCAAAATATTTACAACCATGCATTTAGATACTTCGAAATGGGCTATGCTTCCGCGATGAGTTGGATATTGTTTATTGTTATTTTTATCATTACAATTATTCAAAATAAACTTCAAAAAAGGTGGTCCAATTACTAA
- a CDS encoding ROK family transcriptional regulator: protein MDILRKGNKDLIKDINRYTVLNLIREKGEITRTEIAKKCDFGMSTLTYILDDLQQEGIILEGAETSSTGGRRAKLVRFNKDYGFVVSVKVEEEQLLFALTDLNAEIIENTSIPFSSEKKPEDAIELIADNVKKMCKNRDMNHLLGVGIAISGLVNRRKGTVIRSTMLGWENVALESMLHVHFPDIPVYVDKNINCYTLAELWLGEGKQSNNFATVSVGAGLGLSVVINRQIYYGAQGGAGEFGHTTIQPGGYRCHCGQKGCLEMYASEFYFRNRGEEIKEAYPTSNLNDFHFDNVAKSARAGDAMATELMGKMGEYLGYGIRNIINTFNPEKVIIVGEGLHHRDLFLTKIDEIASQNFFSGAGFETEITTTSLEDPAWLQGAALLVIHQLFQVPIYEEEQTLLR, encoded by the coding sequence ATGGATATCTTGAGAAAAGGGAATAAAGACTTAATTAAAGACATAAACCGCTACACCGTGCTGAACTTAATCCGTGAAAAAGGTGAAATCACACGAACAGAAATTGCAAAAAAATGCGATTTTGGGATGTCTACATTAACGTATATTTTAGATGATTTACAACAAGAAGGCATTATTTTAGAAGGTGCCGAAACATCATCTACTGGAGGCAGACGTGCCAAACTAGTAAGATTTAATAAAGATTATGGATTTGTTGTTAGTGTCAAAGTAGAAGAGGAACAACTTCTTTTTGCGTTGACCGACTTAAATGCAGAAATCATTGAAAATACTTCCATACCATTTTCTTCAGAGAAAAAACCAGAAGATGCGATTGAATTAATTGCTGACAATGTGAAAAAGATGTGTAAAAACAGAGATATGAACCATTTGCTAGGTGTTGGAATTGCTATTTCAGGTCTGGTTAATCGTAGAAAAGGAACTGTTATACGCTCCACTATGCTAGGTTGGGAAAATGTTGCTTTAGAATCAATGCTCCATGTTCATTTCCCTGATATTCCGGTGTATGTAGATAAAAATATAAACTGCTATACACTCGCGGAACTATGGCTAGGTGAAGGGAAACAATCCAATAATTTTGCAACAGTTTCAGTTGGAGCTGGTCTTGGTTTATCCGTTGTTATTAATCGCCAAATTTATTATGGTGCGCAAGGTGGAGCCGGCGAATTTGGACATACAACGATTCAACCAGGCGGATACAGATGTCACTGCGGTCAAAAAGGGTGCTTAGAAATGTACGCATCCGAATTTTACTTCCGAAATCGCGGGGAAGAAATAAAAGAAGCTTATCCAACATCAAATTTAAATGATTTTCATTTTGATAATGTGGCGAAAAGCGCGCGTGCTGGAGATGCAATGGCAACAGAACTTATGGGTAAAATGGGCGAATATTTAGGATACGGGATACGAAATATCATTAATACCTTCAACCCCGAGAAAGTAATTATTGTCGGCGAAGGATTACACCATAGAGATTTATTCTTAACTAAAATTGATGAAATTGCTTCACAAAACTTTTTTTCAGGGGCTGGCTTCGAAACGGAAATTACAACAACATCTCTAGAAGATCCTGCATGGTTACAAGGTGCGGCTTTACTAGTCATCCACCAGTTATTCCAAGTGCCAATCTATGAAGAAGAACAAACTTTACTGCGTTAA